A stretch of the Lolium perenne isolate Kyuss_39 chromosome 3, Kyuss_2.0, whole genome shotgun sequence genome encodes the following:
- the LOC127341628 gene encoding uncharacterized protein: protein MDGADGQRSQRQASCSCAPSMSRRYVRDGFDLDDDDDYYFDGQFDKAAASSYGRASSAASSRGCGTKLRGLWRKIVREKKRILLCTTGCVPSAAPREPYDAYSYAQNFDDGAAWVEPENLSRSFSARFAVPSRVLQRVAV from the coding sequence ATGGACGGCGCCGACGGCCAGCGCTCCCAGCGGCAGGCATCCTGCTCCTGCGCCCCCTCCATGTCCCGCCGCTACGTCCGCGACGGCTTCGacctcgacgacgacgacgactactaCTTCGACGGCCAGTTCGACAAGGCCGCCGCCTCCTCGTACGGGCGGGCGTCGTCCGCGGCCTCGTCTCGCGGGTGCGGCACCAAGCTGAGGGGCCTGTGGCGGAAGATCGTCCGCGAGAAGAAGAGGATACTGCTCTGCACCACCGGCTGCGTGCCGTCGGCGGCGCCGCGGGAGCCCTACGACGCCTACAGCTACGCGCAGAACTTCGACGACGGCGCCGCCTGGGTCGAGCCGGAGAACCTCTCCCGCTCCttctccgcgcgcttcgccgtgCCCTCCAGGGTCCTGCAGAGGGTCGCCGTGTAG